A region of Paenibacillus sp. JNUCC-31 DNA encodes the following proteins:
- a CDS encoding XkdX family protein, which produces MTFWSMAFKWKWVTAEALKGAVKTEANPFGEITPDEYEEITNVKYEV; this is translated from the coding sequence ATGACGTTTTGGTCTATGGCATTCAAGTGGAAATGGGTAACTGCTGAAGCACTTAAAGGTGCGGTTAAGACGGAGGCTAATCCTTTCGGGGAAATTACTCCTGACGAATACGAAGAAATTACCAATGTCAAATACGAGGTATAA
- a CDS encoding phage distal tail protein, which produces MFGGEFNEIAFNNAGGENIIDMAAAMSGGAQLYSRRIEGDENVAGFNLVAFNSPDQSTATEYELQYAMEMTFSAEMCGEAQMQSDFVREYVFEATQMSGESSMTADFIREMKLSSGMSGEAQFQANASRYHVDYIEFEGTFDPGDRIVIDSKNLKFTQNGQNVLFKMNGDFFDLNLGNNILTWTDSETVRSVLMRITFQDRFV; this is translated from the coding sequence TTGTTCGGTGGAGAATTCAACGAAATAGCATTTAACAATGCAGGCGGCGAAAATATTATCGATATGGCCGCTGCTATGTCAGGTGGAGCACAACTCTATTCTCGCAGAATTGAGGGTGATGAGAATGTGGCAGGGTTTAACCTTGTCGCGTTCAACTCGCCTGATCAAAGTACGGCAACGGAATACGAGTTGCAATACGCTATGGAGATGACGTTTAGTGCCGAGATGTGCGGTGAGGCTCAAATGCAAAGTGATTTTGTGCGAGAATACGTCTTTGAGGCTACACAAATGTCCGGCGAATCCAGTATGACGGCAGATTTCATACGTGAAATGAAGCTCTCATCAGGAATGTCCGGCGAAGCTCAATTTCAGGCGAATGCGTCGAGGTATCACGTTGACTACATTGAGTTCGAGGGTACATTTGATCCGGGTGACAGGATTGTAATTGATTCAAAGAATCTTAAGTTTACGCAGAATGGGCAAAACGTTTTATTCAAAATGAACGGCGATTTCTTCGACTTAAATCTAGGGAACAATATTCTGACTTGGACAGATTCAGAAACAGTTCGATCCGTTTTGATGCGCATCACATTCCAAGATCGGTTTGTATAG
- a CDS encoding phage tail protein gives MRRPAYVTVYDLQMRKVAYLENAFDVSYEAPMNAIWTASFSLPANDEKNMECQPLYFVEIFDGDERLELFRILKPTTKRGSDGPFISYECEHVLGTLLDDVLFLYHTVGNLGVYTRDVLQYILSKQTVKRWQLGTIEFDRQFEYNWENDNLLGALFSVPNPFPDEYMWAFDTTTYPWRLNLIKPSEQEELYIRYGVNLQGITRVVDASKVSTRIFGLGYGEGVNQLTFADLNGGKPYIDAEPALIQKYGIVQTIFVDRRFEYPETLLARCQTLMEELKVPSVHYTVDAAEIYALTNDPIDRFKSGAMVRVQDQELGVDIKARVVKVGKGDVLGQPGAVTLEIANKSQDIAGSIAELRNRMHISEVYAQGATNYDSHDFADNCDPTHPAVLRFWLPAETARVNKVALSFRVEPFRGYSRAIESAPSVSSGPSTRNTTAAGGATTPTTSTKATSVESASTSDNWRIFAIDVMQAVNMGGAHNHGIASGTKLMKEDGTSVTFVESGAHTHNLTADHSHSVTIPAHNHTVTIPEHTHQMDHTHTIPGHTHEIEFGIWEGPTPSEVQVRVDGKLISGVGSSGEEIDIVPYLSKDNSGRINRGDYHEITITPVDSLGRVVASVFTQIFAQSRGGGDY, from the coding sequence ATGAGAAGACCAGCGTATGTAACGGTATATGACTTGCAAATGCGCAAGGTGGCGTATCTGGAGAATGCTTTCGATGTGAGCTATGAAGCTCCAATGAATGCGATCTGGACGGCCAGCTTCAGCTTGCCAGCAAATGATGAGAAAAACATGGAATGCCAACCGCTGTACTTTGTGGAGATATTCGATGGAGATGAACGTTTGGAATTGTTCCGAATCCTGAAACCAACAACTAAGCGTGGATCTGATGGGCCGTTCATTTCATATGAGTGTGAGCATGTTTTGGGCACGTTGTTGGATGATGTACTGTTCTTGTACCACACAGTTGGAAACCTGGGCGTGTATACGCGTGATGTTCTCCAATACATTTTGTCCAAACAAACCGTAAAACGGTGGCAGCTTGGCACGATCGAGTTTGATAGACAGTTCGAATATAACTGGGAAAACGATAATTTACTTGGTGCATTGTTCTCGGTTCCGAATCCGTTTCCTGACGAATACATGTGGGCATTTGACACAACCACCTATCCGTGGCGGCTCAATCTAATCAAGCCATCCGAGCAAGAAGAACTCTATATTCGGTACGGGGTAAACTTGCAGGGCATCACACGCGTTGTGGACGCGTCTAAGGTGTCTACAAGAATTTTCGGCCTTGGTTATGGTGAGGGTGTCAATCAGCTCACATTCGCCGATTTGAACGGCGGAAAGCCTTATATAGATGCCGAACCAGCGCTCATTCAGAAATACGGGATTGTGCAGACGATTTTCGTTGATCGGCGCTTTGAGTATCCAGAAACGTTGCTTGCTCGGTGCCAAACATTAATGGAAGAGTTGAAAGTGCCAAGTGTGCATTATACCGTGGACGCTGCTGAGATTTATGCACTTACGAATGACCCAATCGACAGGTTCAAATCCGGCGCGATGGTCCGGGTGCAGGATCAGGAATTAGGCGTTGATATCAAAGCACGAGTGGTCAAGGTGGGCAAAGGTGATGTGCTGGGACAACCCGGAGCGGTGACGCTAGAGATTGCCAACAAATCGCAGGATATCGCAGGCAGTATTGCGGAACTGCGGAACCGGATGCATATCAGTGAGGTGTATGCCCAAGGCGCTACCAACTACGATAGTCACGATTTCGCAGATAACTGCGATCCAACACATCCGGCTGTACTGCGGTTCTGGCTTCCGGCAGAGACGGCCAGAGTGAACAAGGTTGCCCTGTCGTTCCGAGTAGAACCATTCAGGGGATATAGCCGAGCTATCGAATCAGCACCTTCGGTTTCATCGGGTCCGAGCACCAGAAATACAACAGCAGCAGGAGGAGCAACAACTCCAACAACTTCGACTAAGGCGACATCGGTTGAATCAGCTTCAACGTCTGATAATTGGAGGATATTTGCAATAGACGTTATGCAGGCAGTCAACATGGGCGGTGCACATAACCACGGAATAGCTTCAGGAACAAAATTAATGAAAGAGGATGGAACGTCAGTGACCTTTGTTGAATCTGGGGCGCATACCCACAATCTAACAGCCGATCATAGCCACTCAGTCACAATTCCAGCGCACAATCACACAGTTACTATTCCTGAACATACACACCAGATGGACCACACGCATACGATTCCAGGACACACACATGAAATTGAATTTGGCATATGGGAAGGACCGACTCCTTCGGAGGTCCAAGTTAGAGTGGATGGAAAACTAATTTCGGGAGTAGGGTCTTCAGGTGAGGAAATCGACATCGTTCCTTACTTATCCAAAGATAACAGCGGGCGAATAAATCGTGGTGATTATCACGAAATAACAATAACCCCAGTTGATTCACTGGGGAGGGTTGTTGCGTCAGTCTTCACACAAATATTTGCACAAAGTAGAGGCGGAGGTGATTACTGA
- a CDS encoding stalk domain-containing protein has protein sequence MKKTLVKTVVTLGIGMMIGSATLAAAAPSTIQAVISNFKVVVNNEQASLKNAPIVSEGVTYLPVREVASLLDAEVKYDSKNKQININSKGDDTLQPTATVTEWVPAKEAVSKYGISINISDVTTVSLNDKEIVFPLSMYDQKEGVKTVKNETETATLKIDQNELYFGDDTLKLLGVQ, from the coding sequence TTGAAAAAAACTTTAGTGAAAACAGTTGTTACTCTCGGTATTGGTATGATGATTGGATCGGCAACACTTGCTGCCGCTGCTCCATCCACAATCCAAGCCGTCATCTCAAATTTTAAAGTCGTAGTGAATAACGAACAGGCCAGCCTGAAGAATGCCCCTATCGTCAGTGAAGGTGTAACATATTTACCAGTACGCGAAGTGGCAAGTCTACTTGATGCAGAAGTTAAGTACGATTCTAAGAACAAACAAATCAATATTAATTCGAAAGGTGATGATACTTTGCAACCAACCGCGACCGTCACAGAGTGGGTTCCCGCTAAAGAGGCAGTGTCCAAGTATGGAATCAGCATTAATATTTCGGATGTCACTACTGTGTCCCTTAATGACAAGGAAATAGTTTTCCCTCTCTCAATGTATGATCAAAAGGAAGGAGTGAAAACTGTCAAAAACGAAACTGAGACAGCCACACTCAAAATTGATCAGAACGAATTATACTTTGGTGATGACACTTTGAAGTTATTAGGCGTTCAGTAA
- a CDS encoding phage holin family protein gives MSEGITNVIKMVSAVMGAGTGYLFGGWDMLIHLLLILVVVDWLTGWAAAWIKHELRSRVGFEGIARKAAIFAIVTISHYIDLAWGDTGYIQDAVVFFYIANELLSVIENAGRMGLPMPDALRNAVKIFESKSSIPVNPNLPDSPQDDTTQKPAV, from the coding sequence ATGAGCGAGGGGATAACTAATGTCATTAAAATGGTATCCGCAGTCATGGGGGCTGGCACGGGATACCTCTTTGGAGGATGGGATATGTTGATACATTTACTTTTGATTTTAGTAGTTGTTGATTGGTTAACAGGATGGGCAGCAGCTTGGATTAAACACGAGCTACGTAGCCGAGTCGGGTTTGAAGGGATTGCACGAAAGGCAGCCATCTTCGCGATCGTGACGATTTCTCATTATATAGATTTAGCTTGGGGAGATACCGGATACATTCAAGACGCGGTAGTCTTCTTCTACATTGCAAATGAGTTATTGTCTGTTATTGAAAATGCTGGGCGAATGGGGTTACCAATGCCGGATGCACTTCGTAACGCCGTGAAAATATTTGAATCTAAATCTTCGATTCCGGTCAATCCGAACCTACCAGATTCACCACAGGATGATACTACTCAAAAACCAGCAGTTTAA
- a CDS encoding N-acetylmuramoyl-L-alanine amidase: protein MKTVWIDAGHGGKDPGAVANGIQEKDIALKVSLGIKQRLEAVYEDVQVLLSRSTDVFLELRDRTSKANAAGADLLVSIHCNAGGGKGGFETFRYTKASQGSIKLQEALHKAIISKLGGIDRGQKAENLHMVRESKMPAVLTENLFVDVGANADQLKQASVIDAIIDGHVQGIASYLGLVKKVKEEKPVAQERDINVPSKWAETTWKEVTEKGYFDGKRPGATVTREELGAVVSRLLKKVES, encoded by the coding sequence ATGAAAACAGTATGGATAGATGCAGGGCATGGGGGAAAGGACCCTGGGGCTGTCGCAAACGGCATTCAGGAAAAAGACATTGCATTAAAGGTGTCGCTTGGAATTAAACAACGTCTAGAGGCGGTCTATGAGGACGTGCAAGTGTTGCTCTCCAGATCTACGGATGTATTCTTAGAGCTTCGTGACCGGACAAGCAAAGCCAATGCTGCTGGTGCTGATCTTCTTGTTTCCATTCATTGCAACGCTGGTGGTGGCAAGGGCGGCTTTGAGACGTTCCGTTATACAAAAGCTTCTCAGGGTAGCATTAAGTTACAGGAGGCACTACACAAAGCCATTATAAGCAAGCTCGGTGGCATTGACCGTGGGCAGAAGGCCGAGAACCTTCATATGGTCCGTGAAAGTAAGATGCCAGCGGTCTTGACAGAAAACTTGTTTGTAGACGTGGGTGCTAATGCGGATCAGCTCAAGCAAGCAAGTGTAATAGATGCAATTATTGATGGACACGTTCAGGGAATTGCAAGCTATCTAGGACTAGTTAAAAAGGTGAAGGAGGAGAAACCAGTGGCACAGGAGAGAGATATTAACGTTCCTAGTAAATGGGCGGAGACAACTTGGAAAGAGGTGACAGAGAAGGGTTACTTCGACGGTAAACGTCCGGGTGCTACAGTAACACGCGAAGAGTTGGGCGCTGTTGTCAGTCGATTACTTAAAAAGGTTGAGTCATAA
- a CDS encoding YolD-like family protein: MTSKLNDNGIFEGSRMILPEHREAYVSHMQELNRREKPILDEQEWQLIGQALMESYQERVSVTLTIFDPFDDTSMRGVVESIDQQRKEIKFVRGEEDYSFISFKNIVAASI, encoded by the coding sequence ATGACAAGTAAGTTGAATGATAATGGAATTTTTGAAGGTAGCCGGATGATTTTGCCGGAACATCGGGAAGCATATGTCTCCCATATGCAAGAACTCAATCGTCGCGAGAAGCCAATCTTGGATGAACAGGAATGGCAATTGATCGGTCAGGCTTTAATGGAATCATACCAGGAGCGTGTGTCAGTCACACTGACTATATTTGACCCCTTTGACGACACAAGTATGCGGGGGGTTGTTGAGTCCATTGATCAGCAAAGAAAAGAGATCAAGTTTGTACGTGGAGAAGAAGATTATAGTTTTATTAGTTTTAAAAATATAGTAGCCGCTTCCATTTAG
- a CDS encoding S24 family peptidase: protein MKGKLVYVVKDNSMNGDRIITGDTILIDTDISSGDATNGIFLVEINGERLIRRIEFLDEKYRLYTSNPEYVDSVHKDLNIIGKISSNVVRF from the coding sequence TTGAAGGGGAAATTGGTATACGTTGTAAAAGACAATAGCATGAATGGTGATAGAATCATTACAGGGGATACAATTCTTATTGACACAGATATTTCAAGCGGGGATGCTACAAATGGAATATTTCTTGTTGAAATCAACGGGGAGAGGTTAATAAGAAGAATTGAATTCTTGGACGAGAAGTACCGACTATATACATCAAACCCCGAATATGTTGATTCAGTTCATAAAGACTTGAATATTATCGGGAAAATATCCTCTAATGTTGTGCGGTTTTAG
- a CDS encoding recombinase family protein, translating into MSNVAAYIRVSTDEQADKGNSLNEQQERLKAYCVAMGWSEPTFYIDDGYSAKDLRRPAIKKLLDDVTEGKLQIVLTSKLDRLCRNLLDLLQTVKLLTQYNCSYVSASESFDTSTAVGRMTLQLLGTFAEFERERTSERVKDNMISLAKNTDRAIVGPCYGYDVIDKKYVINEEEAKNVRYMFELAEQGDGYRMIAKKLNDRGITTKRNKMFDQINVKRLITNQALTGTMIYNKRSTKDSKTTFRDESEWIVKEGNHSPIIPIEQFEKVQEILRSRSRARKHADNETYLLTGLAKCGHCERNMKGSTARVKRKYNDYTYYRYICGSYQLGYGCKHHAVHREDLETLIIEQIRELVAASTKELNINISPRASAIDEIKDLKSQLSKVGNKMQKQIEAFENDLISAEDLKAARMRVEADRDSLNKRISQLLSKKYEAETVQKNAALMLPDILGADRLKAKQAIRQIIEQVTITNGEQIEIVWK; encoded by the coding sequence ATGAGTAATGTCGCCGCTTATATTCGTGTATCAACTGACGAACAAGCAGACAAGGGGAATTCTCTTAACGAGCAACAAGAAAGACTTAAAGCATACTGCGTGGCGATGGGCTGGAGTGAACCAACATTTTATATCGATGATGGTTATAGTGCCAAGGATCTTAGACGGCCAGCAATAAAAAAATTATTGGATGATGTTACTGAGGGTAAACTCCAAATTGTACTTACATCGAAATTAGATAGATTGTGCAGAAACCTGCTTGATCTACTTCAAACAGTAAAATTATTAACTCAGTATAATTGCAGTTATGTTTCCGCATCCGAGAGTTTTGATACATCTACCGCAGTAGGGAGAATGACACTTCAATTGTTAGGGACGTTTGCTGAGTTTGAACGTGAGCGTACTTCTGAGCGCGTTAAGGACAACATGATATCACTAGCTAAAAATACTGATCGAGCAATAGTCGGACCCTGTTACGGCTATGATGTAATAGATAAAAAGTATGTTATTAATGAAGAAGAAGCAAAAAATGTTAGATATATGTTCGAACTTGCTGAACAGGGTGATGGATATCGCATGATAGCCAAAAAATTAAATGATAGAGGTATTACTACTAAAAGAAACAAGATGTTTGACCAAATAAATGTTAAACGATTGATTACAAATCAGGCTTTAACAGGAACAATGATATACAACAAGAGAAGTACAAAAGATTCTAAAACAACTTTTAGAGATGAATCGGAATGGATCGTTAAAGAAGGAAATCACAGTCCGATAATCCCAATTGAACAATTTGAAAAAGTTCAGGAAATCTTACGTTCAAGATCGAGAGCTAGAAAACACGCGGATAATGAAACATATCTTCTCACAGGGCTTGCTAAATGTGGCCATTGCGAGAGAAATATGAAAGGAAGTACAGCCAGAGTCAAAAGGAAATATAACGATTATACTTACTATCGCTATATTTGTGGCTCTTACCAGCTTGGTTATGGTTGCAAGCATCATGCGGTTCACAGAGAAGATCTAGAAACATTAATTATCGAACAGATTCGTGAACTGGTGGCTGCTTCAACAAAAGAATTGAATATTAATATCTCACCTAGAGCTTCTGCAATAGATGAAATTAAAGATTTGAAATCACAATTAAGTAAAGTCGGAAATAAAATGCAAAAACAAATCGAGGCTTTTGAAAATGATTTGATCTCTGCGGAGGATTTGAAAGCGGCTCGAATGAGGGTTGAAGCGGATCGTGATAGTCTGAACAAACGTATCTCACAACTTTTGTCCAAAAAGTATGAAGCAGAAACTGTCCAAAAAAATGCTGCCTTAATGCTGCCTGACATATTAGGAGCAGATAGATTAAAAGCTAAGCAGGCAATACGCCAAATTATAGAACAAGTCACTATAACAAACGGAGAACAAATTGAGATTGTTTGGAAATGA
- a CDS encoding LexA family protein, protein MLEKIDLLMKKKGIHSKNELSKKADIPYTTIDGMYKKGTENTKRSTLAKLASFFECSLDYLIDDNMEVDLPRIDPESFSYIPVVGKISCGNGVLAFEDISDYEPVPKEWVSGGEHLFLHAKGDSMSGVRINEGDMLLIRKQPDVENGEIAAVLVNDEAVLKRVFRNGEQMVLQSENPNYPPYLHHQRR, encoded by the coding sequence ATGCTTGAGAAAATTGATTTGTTGATGAAGAAAAAAGGGATACATAGTAAAAATGAACTTTCTAAAAAAGCAGATATTCCTTATACAACAATTGACGGAATGTACAAAAAGGGAACTGAAAATACTAAACGATCTACATTAGCTAAACTTGCAAGTTTTTTCGAATGTAGCCTGGATTATCTTATAGACGACAATATGGAAGTGGATTTGCCTCGAATTGATCCTGAATCATTTTCTTATATTCCGGTTGTAGGAAAAATAAGCTGCGGAAACGGCGTTTTAGCTTTTGAAGATATTTCAGACTATGAGCCGGTGCCTAAAGAATGGGTGAGTGGCGGGGAACATTTATTTTTACACGCTAAAGGAGACAGTATGAGTGGTGTAAGAATAAATGAGGGAGATATGTTGTTGATTAGAAAACAACCCGATGTAGAGAACGGAGAAATAGCTGCTGTTCTTGTGAATGATGAGGCGGTTCTGAAAAGAGTATTTAGGAATGGTGAACAGATGGTTCTTCAATCAGAGAACCCAAACTATCCCCCATATTTGCACCACCAGCGGAGATAG
- a CDS encoding replication terminator protein, whose protein sequence is MQVDINNLAGGAMAERINRELNKVAENVLDPNTKAEAVRTVTISIKIKPNEARQIGQTDIEVKSSLAPAKGVPTQFVFDFDREGNAVLKELNLSNDRDQMALNDAGDVVDGTGTSPSGKVVGMFK, encoded by the coding sequence ATGCAAGTGGACATTAACAATCTGGCAGGCGGAGCGATGGCAGAGCGGATCAACCGTGAGCTGAACAAAGTAGCGGAGAACGTATTGGACCCGAACACGAAGGCTGAGGCCGTTCGTACGGTAACCATTTCTATCAAGATTAAGCCGAATGAAGCACGTCAAATCGGTCAAACCGATATTGAGGTCAAATCGTCATTGGCTCCAGCGAAAGGTGTTCCAACTCAGTTTGTCTTTGACTTCGACCGTGAAGGAAATGCGGTGCTGAAAGAACTGAATCTGAGCAACGACAGAGACCAGATGGCACTGAATGATGCGGGTGACGTGGTTGACGGAACTGGGACAAGCCCTAGCGGTAAAGTCGTAGGGATGTTCAAGTGA
- a CDS encoding PcfJ domain-containing protein, with amino-acid sequence MSRKYLRDHGTVVFYEKSQVNPDSAIIAQVFRVYRDYSGDYTKVQTEYVIVAKYLFESGNPGRATMYERWGGWQKANSVHSIESYPHCPIESIKEAVTGTPFYYSTWDQHEQPQRDYVKFFALYSKYPVIEILTKLGFKYFVGAKLFDGKTYSCINWRAKQLHDVLRLSKQDFQLVHKEQKLNPMQLRLFQLSRKDSAPPTIQEIQNFFTDSVGDVMNELNVVLKYSTLRKAMNYMQKQVQICDTYKTYFGLLIAWRDYIRDCETLEMDLSHSLILFPKNLHEEHQRTMKLVKTTSDERSRAKMLKRAETLQKYKFEDQEFVVIPAETTEELIEEGKRLEHCVARYADRHAEGKTTILFVRRKNNPNSPYYTIELQKNAIKQARGFKNASMTPDVQKFVQQFENTKLKRKRKEVAAI; translated from the coding sequence ATGAGCCGTAAATATTTGCGTGATCATGGAACGGTCGTTTTCTATGAGAAATCACAAGTCAATCCCGATTCAGCCATCATCGCACAGGTATTCAGAGTCTATCGTGATTACTCAGGAGATTACACGAAGGTCCAGACTGAATATGTGATTGTTGCTAAGTATCTTTTCGAATCAGGCAATCCAGGAAGAGCTACTATGTATGAACGTTGGGGAGGATGGCAGAAAGCCAATTCAGTTCATTCAATAGAATCTTATCCCCACTGCCCCATTGAAAGCATTAAAGAAGCTGTCACTGGTACACCGTTCTATTACAGCACTTGGGATCAGCATGAACAACCTCAAAGGGATTACGTTAAGTTTTTTGCTCTTTATAGCAAATACCCGGTTATCGAGATTTTAACGAAACTGGGATTCAAATACTTTGTAGGCGCTAAATTGTTTGATGGGAAAACGTACAGTTGCATCAATTGGAGAGCGAAACAACTTCATGATGTGTTGCGGCTAAGTAAACAAGATTTCCAGCTAGTTCATAAAGAACAAAAGTTAAACCCAATGCAATTGCGTTTGTTTCAACTGTCACGTAAAGATAGTGCACCTCCAACAATTCAGGAGATTCAAAACTTTTTCACGGATTCAGTTGGCGATGTCATGAATGAACTGAATGTAGTTCTTAAATATTCCACTTTACGTAAGGCAATGAACTACATGCAAAAGCAAGTTCAAATCTGTGACACATATAAAACATATTTTGGGTTACTCATTGCTTGGCGAGATTACATCCGAGATTGTGAAACGCTTGAAATGGACTTGTCTCATAGCCTTATTCTATTTCCAAAAAACTTGCACGAGGAACATCAGAGGACGATGAAACTTGTGAAAACTACATCTGATGAACGATCACGAGCCAAAATGTTAAAACGGGCTGAAACCCTTCAAAAGTATAAGTTCGAAGACCAAGAGTTTGTCGTGATCCCGGCTGAGACAACAGAAGAATTGATTGAGGAAGGAAAAAGGCTGGAACATTGTGTTGCCCGTTATGCTGATAGACACGCTGAAGGAAAAACAACAATTCTCTTTGTTCGTAGGAAAAACAACCCCAACTCACCCTACTACACGATTGAATTACAAAAGAATGCAATCAAACAGGCACGAGGATTTAAAAATGCTTCTATGACACCCGATGTGCAAAAGTTTGTTCAACAATTCGAAAATACCAAACTCAAAAGAAAAAGGAAGGAAGTTGCTGCTATATGA